The Streptomyces sp. NBC_00459 DNA segment AGCGGGGCCGCTGCTGACCACGGCGGGATCGTCGAATCCGGCGGCCGCCGGCGAACATCCGGGCGCCCTGAACGTCATGACGTACAACGTGCGCTTCGGGACCGTCGTCGACGAGACACCGCCGTGGTCCGTGCGCCGCCCGGTGATGCGGGAACTGCTGCGCCGCGAGCGCCCGCACGTCATCGGCACCCAAGAGGGGCTCTACCAGCAGGTGCGCGGTATCGAGCAGGATCTCGGCGGGCACTACGACTGGATCGGCACCGGCCGAGGGGGTGGCAGCAAGGACGAGTTCATGGCGGTCTTCTACGACACCCGAAGACTTGAGCCGCTCGAATTCGATCACTTCTGGCTGTCCGACACCCCCTACACGATCGCCTCCAACACCTGGAAGGCGGACTGGCTGCGCATGGTGACCTGGGTGAGATTCGCCGATCTCGCCGACGGGAGGCGGGAGTTCTACGTCCTCAACACCCACCTGGACAACGTCAGCCAGTACGCCCGGGAGCGCTCCGCGAAGCTCATCGGCAGGACGATCGCCGGGTGGGACCCGGCGGCACCGGTGATCGTCACCGGCGACTTCAACTCGCCCGCCCACGACAACCGGGTGTACGACCTGATGCTGGCGAACGGGCTCGTGGACACCTGGGACGCGGCGGCCTCGCGCAGCCCGGCGTACGGAACGTTCAACGCGTACCGGCCGCCCAAACCCGGCGGTCGGCGCATCGACTGGATCCTGACCTCGCCCGGGGTGACCACGAACTGGGCGGCGGTCAACACCTTCTCCGTGGACGGGCTTTACCCCAGCGACCATCTGCCGGTGCAGGCCTCGCTGACCCTGGGGTGAGCAGAGGCCCCCGCGACCGGTCGTACGGTCGCGGGGGCCTCGGACGGCTCAGGAGGCTCAGCCCTTGCGGGCGTTGATCTCCTCGGTGAGCTGCGGGACGACGTCGAAGAGGTCACCGACGACGCCGTAGTCGACGAGGTCGAAGATCGGGGCCTCGGCGTCCTTGTTGACGGCCACGATGGTCTTCGAGGTCTGCATGCCGGCGCGGTGCTGGATGGCGCCGGAGATGCCGTTGGCGATGTACAGCTGCGGGGAGACGGACTTGCCGGTCTGGCCGACCTGGTTGGTGTGCGGGTACCAGCCCGCGTCCACCGCGGCGCGCGAGGCGCCGACGGCGGCACCGAGGGAGTCGGCGAGCGCCTCGATGATCGGGAAGTTCTCGGCGCCGTTGACGCCACGGCCGCCGGAGACGACGATCGCGGCCTCGGTCAGCTCGGGGCGGCCGGTCGACTCGCGCGGGGTGCGCGCGGTGACCTTGGTGCCCGTGGCCTGGGCGGAGAAGGTGACGTCGAGGGCCTCGACGGCGCCCGCGGCCGGGGCGGCCTCCACCGGGGCGGAGTTCGGCTTGACCGTGATGACCGGGGTGCCCTTGGCGACGCGGGTCCTGGTGGTGAAGGACGCGGCGAACGCGGACTGCGTGGCCACCGGGCCCTCGTCGCCGGCCTCCAGGTCGACGGCGTCGGTGATGATGCCGGAGCCGATGCGCAGCGCCAGACGGGCGGCGATCTCCTTGCCCTCGGCGGAGGAGGGGACCAGCACGGCGGCCGGGGAGACGGCGGCGTACGCGGCCTGGAGGGCGTCGACCTTCGGGACGACCAGGTAGTCGGCGTACTCGGCGGCCTCGTGGGTGAGGACCTTGACGGCACCGTGCTCGGCGAGCGCGCCGGCGGTGGCGGCGGCACCGGCACCCAGGGCGACGGCGACCGGCTCGCCGATGCGGCGGGCGAGGGTCAGCAGCTCCAGGGTGGGCTTGCGGACGGCGCCGTCCACGTGATCGACGTAGACGAGAACTTCAGCCATGGGACTTCTACTCTCCTGCTTGCGGAAGATGAGGGGCGGTCTGCGGGACGGGGCCGGGCGAGCCTCGAACGGGGCCTAGATGAACTTCTGGCCCGCGAGGAACTCGGCCAGCTGCTTGCCGCCCTCGCCCTCGTCCTTGACGATCGTGCCGGCCGTGCGCGCCGGGCGCTGGGTCGCGGAGTCGACCACGGAGTACGCGCCCTCCAGACCGACCTCCTCGGCCTCCAGGTCGAGGTCGGACAGGTCCCAGGACTGAACCGGCTTCTTCTTGGCGGCCATGATGCCCTTGAAGGACGGGTAACGCGCCTCGCCGGACTGGTCGGTGACCGACACGACCGCCGGGAGGGAGGCCTCCAGCTGCTCGGACGCGGAGTCGCCGTCGCGGCGGCCCTTGACGACACCGTCCTCGACGGAGACCTCGGAGAGCAGGGTGACCTGCGGGACGCCCAGACGCTCGGCGAGCAGCGCCGGTACGACACCCATGGTGCCGTCGGTGGAGGCCATGCCGGAGATGACCAGGTCGAAGCCGGCCTTCTCGATCGCCTTGGCCAGCACCAGGGAGGTGCCGATGGCGTCGGTGCCGTGCAGGTCGTCGTCCTCGACGTGGATCGCCTTGTCGGCGCCCATCGACAGGGCCTTGCGCAGCGCGTCCTTGGCGTCCTCGGGGCCGACGGTCAGGACCGTGATCTCCGCGTCGTCGGCCTCGTCGGCGATCTGCAGCGCCTGCTCGACCGCGTACTCGTCGAGCTCCGAGAGCAGACCGTCCACGTCGTCACGGTCGACGGTCAGGTCATCGGCGAAGTGCCGGTCGCCAGTGGCGTCGGGCACGTACTTCACAGTGACAACGATCCTCAAGCTCACGCCGGCTCTCCTACTGCATCGTCTGTTCCGGGCTGCCTTCCTGCAGGCAGCATAGGCGCCTCAAAGCGGCAGATCCCGATGGGGGCGACCCGCGCTCCGAACGAAATATTACTCGCCAGTAGACCCACTTCGCGCCCACTGAGCAAGCGCTTTGACGTGTGACCTTCGCAACGCAGCGTAACCGGAACCCGGCAGCCCCGCAGCATCGCCAAAATCACATTGTACCGATCGGTCGATCACCGTCGGTCAGTCTCGGAGTCCGTTGAAGCGGCCCTGGTGATAGAGAAGCGGACGCCCGGAACCCGCGGGATCGCCCAGCACGACCTCGGCCAGCACGATCCGGTGGTCCCCGGCCGGCACGCGCGCGACGGGCCGGCACACCAGCCAGGCGAGGACACCGTCGAGGACGGGCACCCCTTCGGGACCCTCACGCCAGGCGGTGGGCGCGCCGAACCGGTCGGCGCCGCTGCGGGCGAAGGTCGCGGCCAGCTCGTGCTGGTGCTCACCGAGTATGTGGACGCCGACATGGTCGGCCTCGGACATCGCGGGCCAGCTGGAGGCACCGGTGCCGATGCCGAAGGAGATGAGCGGCGGCTCGGCGGAGACGGAGGCGAGGGAGGTCGCGGTGAAACCGACGGGCCCGGCGCTGCCCCGGGCGGTGATCACCGCGACCCCTGCCGCGTGCTGCCGGAAGACGGAACGCAGGAGGCCGGGAGAGGCGGGAAGGATGGACTGAGAGGTACCGAGAGCGGGCGTGGCCGTCATGGAGTTGTCCTTCTGCGAGAGACGGTGAGCTGGTCGGCGGCTGCTCAACGGCCCGGACAGCGCGCACTCGCGGTGCGCACGAGGTCCACGTGGACGCGCGCGTGGAGAAGGAGTTCCGGAGGCATAGGGTCAGGCTGACGATAGATGGTGGGCGCAGTCAAGTGGCTTCCGGCATCTGGGAGATGCGTCACCGAACCCACCGTCAGCGGCGGTGTCGGATGCCCGGAGTGCCTCAAACGGCCTCCCCCAGCGCGGCGATGACCTCTTCCTTGCGCGGCTGCCCGGTCGCCCGCCGCACGATCCGCCCGTCGGCGTCGAGGACCAGCACAGTGGGCGTCTTCAGGATGTCCAGCCTGCGTACGAGGTCCAGATGCGCCTCGGCGTCGATCTCGACGTGGGTGACGCCGGGGACGAGGCCGGCCACCTCACCGAGGATGCGACGGGTGGCCCGGCAGGGCGCGCAGAAGGCACTGGAGAACTGGACGAGCGTCGCCCGCTCGCCGAGGTTCTCGCCCAACTCGGCGGCGCCCAGCCGCTTTCCGTCGTCGCGCACACGCACGCGCACTCTCCCGCTCCGCCGCCGATGCAGCACTCCGAAGGCGCTCGCCGCCGCGAGCACTGCCACACACATCACGATTCCGGTCATCCTCGACTCCAGCGTTCATCAGACTGCAAAGATTCCCGCCTGCTCGAATCCTTGCTTGTTGCGGAATGATCGCTTCATGGACATCGATGTGAGAGGGCCGCGTTTCGGGGCGGCCGTGACGACCGTCGTGCTGGCGGTCGTACTGGTCACCGGGAGCCCGTGGCTGCTGGCCTGGCAGACGCTGGCGTTCGCGCTGGGCGCGGCGGGCGGGGTCGGGCGTTCCCCGTACGGCTGGCTGTTCCGCAAAGCCGTCCGTCCGCGGCTCTGCCCGCCGACGGAGTTCGAGGCGCCCGAGCCGCCGCGGTTCGCACAGGCGGTCGGTCTCGTCTTCGCGGGCGTGGGGCTCGCCGGGTACGCGCTGGGTGTGGAGTGGCTGGGGCTCGCGGCCACCGGCGCGGCTCTGGCGGCGGCGTTCCTGAACGCCGCGTTCGGGTACTGCCTGGGGTGCGAGATGTACCTCGTCGTACGGCGGGTGACGGTACGCGCGGAGTAAAGGCGGTTTAAAAGCACAAGGTGGATCAAGGGATGACGTGACGATTATCTCGCCACGCACAGGCACGAGGGCTGGTCACTCGTCCGTTCTTGGGGCACGATCTGCGCAACGCTGTAAAACCTACGGCTGCGTAACTTCCCGCCGGGAACCGCCTTCCCAGGCAGAGCAGAGAGAAGGGTCATCCCCGTCCATGGCTGAGCTTGTCTACCGTCCCGCCATCGGTCTCGCCCAGACACTGTTCAAGGCCTGGGACCTGAAGATCGACCTCAAGGGAACGGAGAACATCCCGCGCTCGGGTGGGGCGGTGCTGGTGAGCAACCACATCGGCTACCTGGACTTCATCTTCGACGGGCTCGCGGCTCTCCCGCAGAAGCGTCTGGTGCGCTTCATGGCGAAGGAATCGGTGTTCCGGCACAAGGTCTCCGGCCCGTTGATGCGCAACATGAAGCACATCCCCGTGGACCGCAAGAACGGCGAGGCGGCATACGCGCACGCCCTGGAGGCGCTGCAGTCCGGCGAGATCGTCGGAGTCTTCCCCGAGGCCACGATCTCGCAGTCGTTCACGCTGAAGAGCTTCAAGTCCGGCGCCGCGAGGATGGCCCAGGAGGCGGGCGTCCCGCTGATCCCGATGGCCGTGTGGGGTACGCAGCGCCTGTGGACCAAGGGGCACCCGCGCAACTTCAAGCGCAGCCACATCCCCATCACGATCCGGGTCGGCGAGGCCATCGAGGCGTCCCGCGACAAGTACGCCGGCGCGCTCACGCGGCAGGTGCGCGAGCGCGTGAACGAGCTTC contains these protein-coding regions:
- a CDS encoding endonuclease/exonuclease/phosphatase family protein encodes the protein MPREVGVTRRQGLKSVAVAAIAGPLLTTAGSSNPAAAGEHPGALNVMTYNVRFGTVVDETPPWSVRRPVMRELLRRERPHVIGTQEGLYQQVRGIEQDLGGHYDWIGTGRGGGSKDEFMAVFYDTRRLEPLEFDHFWLSDTPYTIASNTWKADWLRMVTWVRFADLADGRREFYVLNTHLDNVSQYARERSAKLIGRTIAGWDPAAPVIVTGDFNSPAHDNRVYDLMLANGLVDTWDAAASRSPAYGTFNAYRPPKPGGRRIDWILTSPGVTTNWAAVNTFSVDGLYPSDHLPVQASLTLG
- a CDS encoding electron transfer flavoprotein subunit alpha/FixB family protein, with the protein product MAEVLVYVDHVDGAVRKPTLELLTLARRIGEPVAVALGAGAAATAGALAEHGAVKVLTHEAAEYADYLVVPKVDALQAAYAAVSPAAVLVPSSAEGKEIAARLALRIGSGIITDAVDLEAGDEGPVATQSAFAASFTTRTRVAKGTPVITVKPNSAPVEAAPAAGAVEALDVTFSAQATGTKVTARTPRESTGRPELTEAAIVVSGGRGVNGAENFPIIEALADSLGAAVGASRAAVDAGWYPHTNQVGQTGKSVSPQLYIANGISGAIQHRAGMQTSKTIVAVNKDAEAPIFDLVDYGVVGDLFDVVPQLTEEINARKG
- a CDS encoding electron transfer flavoprotein subunit beta/FixA family protein, translated to MSLRIVVTVKYVPDATGDRHFADDLTVDRDDVDGLLSELDEYAVEQALQIADEADDAEITVLTVGPEDAKDALRKALSMGADKAIHVEDDDLHGTDAIGTSLVLAKAIEKAGFDLVISGMASTDGTMGVVPALLAERLGVPQVTLLSEVSVEDGVVKGRRDGDSASEQLEASLPAVVSVTDQSGEARYPSFKGIMAAKKKPVQSWDLSDLDLEAEEVGLEGAYSVVDSATQRPARTAGTIVKDEGEGGKQLAEFLAGQKFI
- a CDS encoding flavin reductase family protein, coding for MTATPALGTSQSILPASPGLLRSVFRQHAAGVAVITARGSAGPVGFTATSLASVSAEPPLISFGIGTGASSWPAMSEADHVGVHILGEHQHELAATFARSGADRFGAPTAWREGPEGVPVLDGVLAWLVCRPVARVPAGDHRIVLAEVVLGDPAGSGRPLLYHQGRFNGLRD
- a CDS encoding thioredoxin family protein, producing MTGIVMCVAVLAAASAFGVLHRRRSGRVRVRVRDDGKRLGAAELGENLGERATLVQFSSAFCAPCRATRRILGEVAGLVPGVTHVEIDAEAHLDLVRRLDILKTPTVLVLDADGRIVRRATGQPRKEEVIAALGEAV
- a CDS encoding DUF4395 domain-containing protein; translation: MDIDVRGPRFGAAVTTVVLAVVLVTGSPWLLAWQTLAFALGAAGGVGRSPYGWLFRKAVRPRLCPPTEFEAPEPPRFAQAVGLVFAGVGLAGYALGVEWLGLAATGAALAAAFLNAAFGYCLGCEMYLVVRRVTVRAE
- a CDS encoding lysophospholipid acyltransferase family protein → MAELVYRPAIGLAQTLFKAWDLKIDLKGTENIPRSGGAVLVSNHIGYLDFIFDGLAALPQKRLVRFMAKESVFRHKVSGPLMRNMKHIPVDRKNGEAAYAHALEALQSGEIVGVFPEATISQSFTLKSFKSGAARMAQEAGVPLIPMAVWGTQRLWTKGHPRNFKRSHIPITIRVGEAIEASRDKYAGALTRQVRERVNELLEAAQRAYPVRPKGPDDTWWMPAHLGGTAPTPEEVRETEAR